From Candidatus Zixiibacteriota bacterium, a single genomic window includes:
- a CDS encoding sugar phosphate nucleotidyltransferase, whose product MKAIIMAGGFGTRLRPLTINIPKPMAPIGNLPMMEHVVSLLVKHGVESITSLLYFQADHIRDYFGDGSSFGVSIDYVQPDDDYGTAGAVRCALETTDEPVLIISGDLVTDFDLSEAFAWHQQHRAEATLLLTRRENPLAYGIVITDSDDRIVRFLEKPSWGEAFSDTINTGIYILEPAAIRLIPPETNFDFAQNLFPLMLSKEMGLYGKIMEGYWKDIGNVAEYRRAHIDLFDDKLKLDLKTTGEEGDGFALYRGENVQIDKGAHLSGKVILGNDVSVGPQARLHNCVVGHRSWVGAGCEFTNTVLWDDNVVGAKTTMSNVVVGYHTRIGQNVQLLDDVIVSDDCAIGDKATVRANCKIWPGKSVDAGAIVSTSMVWGEKWNRELFTDSKIAGLALVEITPEMMVRIGAAFGAFLGSGAAVVTSRDASDTSRLLKRGLIAGLLAAGVNVSDLAMLPIPVVRHGLRRGDFAAGIYVRHSPQDYRMIDCIFFDGTGLDLPTSKTKKVERIYFGEEFERASLDATGHLEIPANVQENYRTDFMAAINSSVIRQAGFKLVVDHSNGSSSQIFPTLFFNLGISAIELNANLNPRKFSSSLEEHSQAIVQLSSIVTSLNCDIGFLLNSAAEKLTAIDELGRPIESQLLLLIVTDLFLSTNQARKIAVPVAASMGVEQIAGDHGVEVVRVANDHLAMMEVFRRGEVDFVGGTRGGFIFPGFQMSTDAMLAAVKLLEMMATTKTRLGSIRGKFEHLVRRTVSVPCPWSMKGTVMRKLIVGSDDKQRQLIDGVRIFEDEGWVLVAPDRLTAAFNISAEAESPEGIQNLIERYSAIVEESQDA is encoded by the coding sequence ATGAAAGCTATCATCATGGCCGGTGGTTTCGGTACCCGGCTGAGACCACTCACAATAAACATACCCAAACCAATGGCGCCTATCGGTAATCTGCCGATGATGGAGCATGTCGTATCCCTGCTGGTCAAGCATGGTGTCGAGAGTATCACATCGCTTTTGTATTTTCAGGCCGATCATATTCGTGACTACTTCGGCGACGGAAGCTCCTTCGGGGTGAGCATCGACTATGTCCAACCGGATGATGACTACGGCACCGCCGGCGCCGTGCGATGTGCTCTGGAGACAACCGATGAGCCGGTGCTGATTATTTCCGGCGATCTGGTGACCGATTTTGACCTGTCCGAGGCATTCGCCTGGCATCAGCAACATCGAGCCGAGGCCACCCTGCTGTTGACGCGACGTGAGAACCCGCTGGCCTACGGTATCGTGATAACGGACTCCGATGACCGTATCGTTCGGTTTCTGGAAAAGCCGTCATGGGGCGAGGCATTCTCCGACACCATCAATACCGGAATATACATCCTTGAACCGGCGGCTATCCGGCTTATTCCACCCGAGACCAATTTTGATTTCGCGCAAAACCTCTTTCCGTTGATGCTGTCGAAGGAGATGGGGTTGTATGGAAAAATCATGGAGGGATACTGGAAGGATATCGGTAATGTGGCCGAGTACCGCCGCGCCCACATCGATCTGTTCGACGACAAATTGAAACTCGACTTGAAAACGACCGGTGAAGAAGGTGATGGCTTCGCCCTGTACCGAGGGGAAAACGTTCAGATAGACAAAGGGGCGCATCTAAGCGGGAAAGTGATTCTCGGCAACGATGTGTCGGTGGGACCCCAGGCGCGACTGCACAACTGCGTGGTCGGGCATCGTAGTTGGGTGGGGGCCGGCTGCGAGTTCACCAACACCGTCCTCTGGGATGACAATGTGGTTGGCGCCAAGACTACCATGAGCAACGTTGTGGTCGGTTATCATACCCGCATCGGCCAAAACGTGCAGCTTTTGGACGACGTCATCGTATCCGACGATTGCGCTATAGGCGACAAGGCCACCGTGCGCGCCAACTGTAAAATCTGGCCGGGCAAGTCGGTCGATGCCGGCGCTATCGTGTCCACCTCAATGGTCTGGGGCGAGAAGTGGAATCGAGAGCTGTTTACCGACTCAAAAATCGCCGGATTGGCCCTGGTGGAAATCACGCCTGAGATGATGGTCCGAATCGGCGCCGCCTTCGGCGCGTTTCTTGGCTCCGGCGCGGCGGTGGTTACCAGCCGTGATGCTTCGGATACTTCGAGGCTATTGAAACGTGGTCTGATCGCCGGTCTCCTGGCGGCCGGAGTGAATGTATCCGACCTGGCCATGCTGCCCATCCCGGTGGTGCGCCACGGACTCAGACGCGGAGACTTCGCCGCCGGTATCTATGTCCGCCACAGCCCCCAGGACTATCGAATGATCGATTGCATTTTCTTCGACGGCACAGGGCTGGATCTGCCGACCTCCAAGACGAAAAAGGTCGAACGAATCTACTTCGGCGAGGAGTTCGAACGGGCATCGCTCGATGCCACCGGTCATCTGGAAATACCTGCGAATGTGCAGGAAAACTATCGCACCGATTTCATGGCTGCGATTAACAGCTCCGTCATCAGGCAGGCCGGTTTCAAGCTGGTCGTCGATCATTCCAATGGCTCTTCCAGTCAGATTTTTCCCACTCTGTTTTTCAACCTGGGGATATCCGCGATTGAGTTGAACGCCAACTTGAATCCGCGCAAGTTCTCAAGCTCCCTTGAAGAACACAGCCAGGCAATCGTTCAACTCTCTTCTATTGTCACCTCGCTCAACTGCGACATTGGCTTTTTGTTGAATAGCGCCGCTGAGAAACTGACCGCGATCGACGAACTCGGTCGGCCGATCGAGAGTCAACTGCTCTTGCTGATCGTCACCGATCTGTTTTTGAGCACCAACCAAGCCAGGAAAATCGCAGTCCCGGTGGCCGCATCGATGGGTGTCGAGCAAATAGCCGGTGACCACGGCGTCGAGGTGGTGCGCGTGGCCAACGATCATCTGGCCATGATGGAGGTCTTCAGACGAGGCGAAGTAGATTTTGTCGGAGGCACCCGAGGCGGATTTATTTTCCCGGGATTCCAGATGAGCACCGATGCCATGCTGGCGGCGGTGAAACTCCTTGAGATGATGGCCACCACCAAAACACGATTAGGCTCCATCCGTGGCAAGTTCGAACACCTGGTCAGGCGGACGGTCTCGGTGCCGTGCCCCTGGTCGATGAAGGGGACGGTCATGCGTAAGTTGATCGTTGGTTCGGACGACAAGCAAAGGCAGTTGATCGATGGCGTCCGGATATTTGAGGATGAAGGTTGGGTACTGGTGGCGCCGGATCGCTTGACCGCGGCCTTCAATATATCAGCCGAAGCGGAATCACCGGAGGGAATCCAGAACCTGATCGAGCGCTACTCGGCCATCGTCGAGGAATCGCAGGACGCATAG
- a CDS encoding GAF domain-containing protein: MESQRLELIDTVRTAATEADSEAVLLRTVIELIDGFSDGYNWTGFYMMQGSHLEVGPYIGEETEHVKIELNRGICGAAASQKTTVTVDDVQSDSRFIACSLSTRSEIVVPLMDGDTVLGEIDIDSDQPAFFTDQDKLMLEEIAALVVDRLRRIRSL; encoded by the coding sequence ATGGAATCGCAACGCCTTGAGTTGATCGATACTGTAAGGACGGCCGCGACTGAAGCTGATTCTGAAGCGGTGCTGCTAAGGACCGTGATTGAGTTGATCGACGGCTTCTCGGACGGTTACAACTGGACCGGTTTTTATATGATGCAGGGCAGTCACCTCGAAGTGGGTCCCTATATCGGAGAGGAGACAGAGCATGTCAAAATCGAACTCAACCGTGGCATCTGTGGCGCTGCAGCGTCACAGAAAACGACTGTCACTGTCGACGACGTTCAGTCCGACTCACGCTTTATCGCATGTTCACTTTCCACTCGTTCAGAAATTGTAGTGCCGCTGATGGATGGTGACACTGTCCTGGGAGAGATCGATATCGATTCGGATCAACCGGCTTTCTTTACCGATCAGGACAAGCTTATGCTCGAAGAGATTGCCGCCTTGGTCGTCGATCGCCTGCGCCGGATTCGTTCCCTGTAA
- a CDS encoding DUF169 domain-containing protein gives MPKVNMDAKTQLDQAISRHVRPDSYPLAVRMVKPGETLPERTKRPRQEFGHPVAVCQTFSIARRYGWQMAVGVEDINCPLALTAFGFKPEVDAFTCGEMCSGMFTESKEAGQRTEADVPKFNFQQYSHILTAPIGRAGFEPDLYLIYGNSAQVMRLLVACLHKDGGYINSRFSGRLDCADICIETINTNKPQVVLPCYGDRVFGQTQDHEMALTIPSGMEQQIVAGLSETHKGGIRFPIPSYLRAEPEYPKHYYRLFEQWGDK, from the coding sequence GTGCCGAAAGTGAATATGGACGCCAAAACTCAGTTGGACCAGGCTATTAGCAGGCATGTCCGCCCGGACAGTTATCCCCTGGCGGTGCGAATGGTAAAACCGGGGGAGACATTGCCGGAAAGGACAAAGCGACCCCGTCAGGAATTCGGACATCCGGTGGCTGTATGCCAGACTTTCTCGATCGCCCGTCGCTATGGATGGCAGATGGCCGTAGGTGTTGAAGATATCAACTGCCCGCTGGCTCTGACCGCCTTCGGGTTCAAACCGGAAGTGGACGCTTTCACCTGCGGCGAGATGTGCTCGGGCATGTTCACCGAGTCCAAAGAAGCGGGCCAACGCACCGAAGCCGATGTGCCGAAGTTTAACTTTCAACAGTACAGCCATATCCTCACGGCGCCGATCGGTCGGGCCGGATTTGAACCGGATTTATACCTGATCTACGGCAACTCGGCCCAGGTGATGCGCTTGTTGGTGGCCTGTCTTCACAAGGACGGTGGGTACATAAACTCACGCTTTTCCGGTCGGCTCGATTGCGCTGATATTTGCATTGAGACGATCAACACCAACAAACCGCAAGTAGTCCTGCCTTGCTACGGCGACCGCGTTTTTGGACAGACCCAGGATCATGAAATGGCCTTGACCATTCCGAGCGGTATGGAACAGCAGATTGTGGCCGGGCTTTCAGAAACCCACAAAGGTGGTATCCGGTTTCCCATCCCAAGCTACTTGCGCGCCGAACCTGAGTACCCCAAGCACTACTACCGGTTGTTTGAGCAGTGGGGGGACAAGTGA
- a CDS encoding sigma-54 dependent transcriptional regulator translates to MPTKILVIDDEDSMCNFMEIMLAKAGYTVDTVVSAPDGVSMLKEKNYDLVIADLNMPEMSGIDVLKQIRAFKKDQDLVVMTAYASVETAIEAMKQGAADYITKPFKVDEIKLTIEKIINRRHLLIENDTLKKQLQGDNSFDNFIGTSEQVAKLKKLARRVASSDSTVLVLGESGTGKDLIAKAIHHHSPRCGGQFVTINCAALPEQLLESELFGHKKGAFTGAIRDKEGLFKAADGGTFFLDEIGNTSLAIQVKLLRVLEDKTITPVGETKPVEVDVRLIAATNSDLEDDVKAGRFRADLFYRLNVIPLHIPPLRERKEDIKLLTGHFINLYCSKLNCTLKNVSETAVDLLKNYHWPGNVRELENMIEQSVLLVRSDTIEASDLPDKINTTPQMGVVQESQPSTPTLESIEKAYIHFVMSQTDGKKAKAAKILGIDTSTLYRKIERYGLKDTAGSKDTEGLKSIKVD, encoded by the coding sequence ATGCCCACCAAGATTTTGGTCATAGACGACGAAGATTCCATGTGCAATTTCATGGAGATCATGCTGGCCAAGGCAGGCTACACTGTCGATACCGTTGTCTCTGCTCCTGACGGCGTTTCGATGCTCAAAGAGAAGAACTACGACCTGGTCATTGCCGATTTGAATATGCCCGAAATGTCCGGCATTGACGTGCTCAAACAGATTCGTGCCTTTAAGAAGGATCAGGACCTGGTTGTGATGACCGCCTATGCCTCGGTGGAAACGGCCATCGAAGCAATGAAACAAGGCGCCGCCGATTACATCACCAAACCATTCAAAGTGGATGAGATCAAGCTGACAATCGAAAAGATTATCAACCGTCGACACCTGCTGATCGAGAACGACACACTCAAAAAACAACTCCAGGGCGATAACTCATTCGACAATTTCATTGGCACCTCCGAACAGGTTGCCAAGCTGAAGAAACTGGCCCGCCGGGTGGCCTCGTCCGACTCGACGGTTCTGGTCTTGGGTGAATCCGGCACCGGTAAAGACCTGATCGCCAAGGCCATTCATCATCATTCGCCACGTTGCGGCGGCCAGTTCGTAACTATCAATTGCGCCGCCCTGCCCGAGCAACTGTTGGAGTCGGAACTCTTCGGCCATAAAAAAGGGGCCTTCACCGGCGCCATTCGAGATAAAGAAGGACTCTTCAAAGCAGCCGACGGCGGCACCTTTTTTCTCGACGAAATCGGCAACACTTCTCTGGCTATTCAGGTGAAACTCCTGAGAGTTCTCGAAGACAAGACAATCACACCGGTGGGCGAGACCAAACCGGTTGAGGTTGATGTTCGGCTTATCGCGGCCACCAACTCAGACCTGGAAGATGATGTCAAGGCCGGGCGGTTCCGCGCTGATTTGTTCTACCGTCTTAACGTGATCCCTTTGCACATCCCTCCTTTGCGGGAACGGAAAGAAGACATAAAACTGCTGACCGGCCATTTCATTAACCTCTATTGCAGCAAGCTCAACTGCACCCTGAAGAACGTGTCTGAAACAGCGGTAGACCTTCTGAAAAACTACCACTGGCCGGGCAATGTCCGAGAGCTTGAGAACATGATAGAACAATCCGTCCTGCTGGTCCGGTCCGATACTATCGAAGCCTCCGACCTGCCGGACAAAATCAACACTACTCCGCAGATGGGGGTGGTGCAGGAATCTCAGCCGTCGACACCCACCCTTGAGTCGATCGAGAAAGCATATATCCACTTCGTGATGAGCCAGACCGACGGCAAAAAGGCCAAGGCGGCCAAGATTCTGGGGATCGACACCTCCACGTTATACCGAAAAATCGAACGATATGGTTTGAAGGATACCGCCGGTTCGAAGGACACCGAGGGGCTCAAATCGATCAAAGTAGATTAG
- a CDS encoding prepilin-type N-terminal cleavage/methylation domain-containing protein, producing MKILRNSSAGFTLIELMIVVVIVGILTALAIPRYMSASTKTKQAEAKSILKQIYVNERTFRQQEGNNAYYIPAGPASALTPNALNQIWIEIGSTAKYSFTVVSVGNGFLATAEGNIDDDAAVDTWTIDDAGVLTCTCNDVDESAPCA from the coding sequence ATGAAGATACTCAGAAATAGCTCAGCCGGATTCACACTGATCGAGTTGATGATCGTGGTAGTGATAGTAGGCATACTAACGGCCCTGGCCATTCCCCGGTATATGTCGGCCTCCACCAAAACCAAACAGGCGGAAGCCAAATCGATCCTCAAGCAGATTTATGTCAACGAACGCACTTTTCGTCAACAGGAGGGGAACAACGCCTATTATATTCCGGCCGGACCGGCCTCGGCGTTAACCCCCAACGCTCTCAACCAAATCTGGATAGAGATCGGCTCCACCGCCAAGTATAGTTTCACCGTGGTCAGTGTGGGCAACGGCTTTCTGGCCACAGCCGAGGGGAACATAGACGATGATGCGGCCGTGGACACCTGGACTATTGACGATGCCGGTGTGCTGACTTGCACTTGTAACGATGTTGATGAGTCCGCCCCCTGTGCTTAA
- a CDS encoding tryptophanase, translating to MRKRPPAEPYRVKSVEPIKLLSPEERLYRLRQANYNVFKLDGEWIYLDLLTDSGTGAMSAQQWAALMLGDETYAGARSFRKFEKTVKEIFGKRFLLPCHQGRSAENIVFTSILEKGKYVLNNTHFDTTRGNTLHKGGIPLDLPCPEADSDEPLPFKGNMDVLRLEEFIRKHTSEQISMVIMTITNNSVGGQPVSMANIHEVSRICRYYRIPFFFDCARFAENAYFIKRDEPGYQDKSIAEITTEMFSLCDGAMMSAKKDGLANIGGFIILDDEELFGRLTELLILIEGFPTYGGLAGRDLEVLAIGLQEVMEHDYLDFRIDQVKYFGEQIKAAGIPIVEPTGGHAVFCDAGKLLPQIPAEQFPGQSLACAFYVDGGVRTVEIGSLMFGGVDPNTGKKMHASRELVRMALPRRVFTNSHLDYIAETAEKIVARKDSLKGFEIVKQPVFLRHFTCDLKALNAETVTVDS from the coding sequence ATGAGAAAGCGTCCACCCGCGGAACCCTACCGCGTTAAATCAGTCGAACCGATTAAGCTGCTGTCGCCGGAAGAACGTCTCTACCGGCTCAGGCAGGCCAACTACAATGTTTTCAAGCTCGATGGCGAATGGATATACCTCGATTTGCTGACCGATTCCGGTACCGGGGCGATGTCGGCGCAGCAATGGGCCGCCCTGATGTTGGGCGATGAGACTTATGCCGGGGCGAGGTCGTTTCGTAAGTTCGAAAAGACCGTCAAAGAGATATTCGGTAAGCGGTTTTTGCTCCCCTGCCATCAAGGGCGTTCGGCTGAGAACATAGTGTTCACATCTATCCTGGAAAAAGGAAAGTATGTGCTGAACAACACCCACTTCGATACTACCCGCGGCAACACCCTGCACAAAGGCGGCATACCGCTCGATCTGCCGTGCCCGGAAGCGGACTCCGATGAACCACTACCGTTCAAGGGGAATATGGATGTCCTGCGGTTGGAGGAGTTTATCCGGAAGCACACTTCGGAGCAGATTTCGATGGTAATCATGACCATCACCAACAACTCGGTGGGTGGGCAGCCGGTGTCGATGGCCAACATTCACGAAGTGTCGCGCATCTGTCGCTACTATCGGATTCCGTTTTTCTTCGACTGTGCTCGCTTTGCGGAAAACGCCTACTTTATCAAGCGGGACGAGCCCGGGTATCAGGATAAGTCTATCGCTGAGATCACTACCGAGATGTTCTCACTGTGCGACGGCGCCATGATGTCGGCCAAGAAAGACGGGCTGGCCAATATCGGCGGGTTTATTATTCTCGACGATGAAGAGCTGTTCGGCCGACTCACCGAACTTTTGATTCTGATTGAAGGCTTCCCGACCTACGGCGGTTTGGCCGGGCGCGATCTGGAAGTGCTGGCCATTGGATTGCAGGAGGTGATGGAACACGACTACCTCGATTTCCGGATCGATCAGGTGAAATACTTCGGTGAGCAAATCAAGGCGGCTGGAATACCTATCGTCGAACCGACTGGCGGTCACGCCGTGTTCTGTGATGCTGGTAAACTGCTGCCCCAGATACCGGCTGAACAGTTCCCCGGTCAGAGTCTGGCCTGCGCCTTTTATGTTGATGGTGGCGTTCGGACCGTGGAGATAGGTTCCTTGATGTTCGGTGGGGTCGACCCCAATACCGGTAAGAAGATGCACGCCAGTCGTGAACTGGTGCGGATGGCTTTACCTCGAAGAGTGTTTACCAATTCACATCTGGATTATATTGCCGAAACGGCCGAAAAGATTGTGGCTCGCAAAGACAGCCTGAAAGGTTTCGAGATCGTGAAACAGCCGGTGTTTCTCAGGCATTTCACCTGCGATCTGAAAGCTCTCAACGCCGAGACTGTGACGGTCGACTCATAA
- a CDS encoding asparaginase has protein sequence MNNQPHLAARVYRGDEIEALHYASIAVVDASGKLTHSLGDPEMVSMTRSCIKPFQLLPLMTAGAADHFKFTPRQLAIMCGSHNGSDDHRDVVLSILEAIGCTPNDLQCGSHWPLGMQETMEFPHDGEETDPVRHNCSGKHAGFLALAKFLGEEPGEYINPESKTQKLVKQAVSDFCEYPIEKMPTGVDGCSAPNFPLPLLNIARAFMRLANVDSDDLIVRAALTRIRDAMRSYPEMVSGRHRLDLALMRSFEHNIVCKVGGESIEGVGLAEPSVGIAVKVHDGNWRAMGAIIIEALKQLDIIKNIEHYPFMKKHEQPEVRNARKIVTGRIVPSFKLRKA, from the coding sequence ATGAATAACCAACCCCACCTCGCGGCCCGCGTGTATCGCGGTGATGAAATCGAAGCGCTACACTATGCCTCGATTGCCGTAGTCGACGCATCAGGTAAGCTGACCCATTCGCTTGGTGATCCTGAAATGGTCAGCATGACCCGCTCGTGCATCAAACCGTTTCAGCTTCTCCCGCTGATGACCGCCGGCGCCGCCGACCATTTCAAGTTCACACCGCGACAACTGGCTATCATGTGCGGCTCACACAACGGTTCCGACGACCACCGCGATGTCGTGCTATCGATTCTGGAAGCCATTGGCTGCACGCCGAATGATCTCCAGTGTGGCAGCCACTGGCCGCTCGGTATGCAAGAGACGATGGAGTTTCCGCATGACGGCGAAGAAACCGATCCGGTACGTCATAATTGTTCGGGCAAGCATGCCGGGTTTCTGGCGCTGGCGAAGTTTCTCGGTGAAGAGCCCGGCGAGTATATCAATCCCGAGAGTAAGACCCAGAAACTTGTAAAGCAAGCGGTCAGCGATTTCTGCGAGTATCCGATTGAGAAGATGCCGACCGGGGTCGACGGGTGCAGTGCGCCGAACTTTCCGCTACCGCTTTTGAACATCGCACGAGCATTTATGAGACTGGCCAATGTCGATAGTGACGATCTAATCGTTCGGGCGGCGCTCACTCGTATCCGAGACGCTATGCGCAGCTACCCCGAGATGGTCTCCGGTCGCCACCGGCTCGATCTGGCTTTGATGCGTTCATTCGAGCACAATATCGTCTGCAAGGTGGGTGGGGAATCCATCGAGGGAGTCGGTCTGGCCGAACCATCGGTCGGGATCGCAGTCAAGGTCCACGACGGCAACTGGCGGGCGATGGGGGCGATAATAATTGAAGCTCTCAAGCAGCTTGACATAATAAAGAATATTGAGCATTATCCCTTTATGAAAAAGCACGAGCAACCAGAGGTTCGCAACGCCCGGAAGATAGTCACCGGACGGATCGTTCCATCCTTCAAGCTAAGGAAAGCATGA